From a region of the Mycobacterium sp. SMC-8 genome:
- a CDS encoding TM2 domain-containing protein produces the protein MTEPPYSGNDSGNPHTPPPSQPGYATPGPQYAPPPGGYPPPVGGYSAGYPDPAAPWGRHPITGEPLSDKSKVVGGLLQLLGLVGLVGIGRIYLGYTKLGVIQLVVGLLTCGIVAIIWGIVDAVLILTDKVRDPEGRPLRDGT, from the coding sequence ATGACCGAGCCCCCGTACAGCGGTAACGACAGCGGAAATCCGCACACACCACCACCGTCGCAGCCGGGCTATGCGACACCGGGACCGCAGTACGCACCCCCTCCCGGAGGCTATCCGCCGCCCGTGGGCGGTTATTCGGCCGGATACCCCGACCCTGCCGCACCGTGGGGCCGCCACCCGATCACCGGCGAACCGCTGTCGGACAAATCCAAGGTAGTAGGCGGGCTGCTGCAGCTGCTCGGCCTTGTCGGGCTGGTCGGCATCGGCCGCATCTATCTGGGCTACACGAAGCTTGGCGTCATCCAGCTCGTCGTGGGGCTACTCACGTGCGGCATCGTCGCCATCATCTGGGGCATCGTCGACGCAGTCCTCATCCTCACCGACAAGGTGCGCGATCCGGAGGGGCGTCCGCTGCGCGATGGGACCTAG